In Juglans regia cultivar Chandler chromosome 13, Walnut 2.0, whole genome shotgun sequence, the following proteins share a genomic window:
- the LOC109012403 gene encoding uncharacterized protein LOC109012403, producing the protein MWVEIFCGLIIYRMFRGFFRDDDVLDVETSDSRALFSVANRLEKLYRGKVYVGLRIPDADTGSRQNIDMVLVTKGEAVVISVMNLSGFVSVNADGSWLCEGGSKHRAERLIDPVVETKRRASILESYLEQRGVALTEGYLSCKVVLPHPKLSNIHSSYFPSEVITYDQWVQLKPEPKSMFSGWMKGAFCGGKKEMQESIHQKLNFILGTAPMWDRLELKGNKYALGEFLEFKGKREDIQALKTIKRSKVSRLVIQKTSMFGLAPSTLQVLYSPRDYRSEGASASEWKEVTVRSSTEVLFQPENSTKVRKFKVSSVVSLCLTA; encoded by the exons ATGTGGGTAGAGATTTTCTGTGGCCTGATCATTTACAGAATGTTCAGAGGCTTCTTCAGAGATGACGATGTTTTGGATGTAGAAACCTCTGATTCTAGGGCTCTTTTCTCAGTCGCGAATAG acTTGAAAAGCTTTATAGGGGAAAGGTTTATGTGGGGCTTCGAATTCCAGACGCCGATACCGGTTCAAGACAGAATATCGATATGGTTCTCGTTACCAAAGG GGAGGCAGTGGTGATATCTGTCATGAATTTATCGGGATTTGTATCAGTGAATGCGGATGGCAGCTGGCTTTGTGAAGGAGGCAGTAAACACAGAGCAGAGCGTCTTATTGATCCC GTGGTGGAGACTAAAAGAAGAGCTTCGATTCTTGAATCATATCTTGAACAGAGAGGGGTTGCTCTAACGGAGGGATATTTGTCTTGCAAAGTTGTACTACCTCATCCAAAGCTCAG TAACATCCATTCTAGCTATTTTCCCTCTGAAGTCATTACCTATGATCAATGGGTACAATTGAAACCAGAACCAAAAAGTATGTTTTCTGGTTGGATGAAAGGTGCTTTTTGTGGTGGAAAGAAAGAGATGCAAGAATCTATACATCAAAAGCTTAATTTCATCCTTGGCACAGCTCCGATGTGGGATAG GTTGGAGCTTAAAGGCAATAAATATGCCCTAGGGGAATTTCTGGAATTCAAGGGGAAGCGGGAAGATATCCAGGCTTTGAAAACTATCAAAAGATCAAAAGTCAGTCGCTTGGTGATCCAAAAGACGAGCATGTTTGGATTAG CCCCCTCAACGCTCCAAGTTTTGTACTCTCCTCGAGACTATCGGAGTGAAGGGGCTTCAGCTTCTGAGTGGAAGGAAGTTACTGTAAGATCAAGTACTGAGGTTCTCTTTCAGCCAGAGAATTCAACCAAAGTCCGCAAATTCAAGGTCTCTTCAGTTGTCTCTCTGTGTCTGACTGCGTAG